A genomic window from Vicinamibacterales bacterium includes:
- the hisS gene encoding histidine--tRNA ligase, which yields MHTGPARGMRDFLPEDVRKRQYVIDVVRRVYQRYGFEPLETPALENIETLLGKYGEEGDKLLYKVLRRGEGEASGETDLALRYDLTVPLARVVADNRGKLPKFFKRYQIQPVWRADRPQRGRFREFYQCDVDAIGSTSPVVEAEMIAAVSEVLQTLGFRDFTVQLNHRVLLTAMLDTLGVEKSRHADVLVAIDKLDKVGAAGVVTDMVSRGVPEDTAKSILETSEKIIEERWREEFFSVDPAAAVAGLNVNSIINLSESTPAKGHVQFTPRLARGLSYYTGAIMEIAVPDLAGSLGGGGRYDGLIGMFSSESVPACGFSLGLERILVVMGERGMFPVEVQASGSDVLVTIFDTPLAAESLRLAGELRAAGLRVEVYPEGLRNGKDLGKAFKYADARQARFVAVMGQDELTRGEVKIKTLTTRQEEAVARGTVAATLTQRLSDIADRLSDDAP from the coding sequence ATGCACACCGGTCCGGCGCGCGGCATGCGCGATTTCCTGCCGGAAGACGTCCGGAAGCGGCAGTACGTCATCGACGTGGTGCGCCGCGTCTACCAGCGCTACGGGTTCGAGCCGCTGGAGACGCCGGCGCTCGAGAACATCGAGACGCTGCTGGGCAAGTACGGCGAGGAGGGGGACAAGCTTCTCTACAAAGTGCTGCGGCGCGGGGAAGGCGAAGCGAGCGGCGAGACGGATCTTGCGCTTCGCTACGATCTGACGGTGCCGCTGGCGCGCGTGGTCGCCGACAACCGCGGGAAACTGCCGAAGTTTTTCAAGCGGTATCAGATTCAGCCGGTCTGGCGCGCCGACCGTCCGCAGCGTGGACGATTCCGTGAGTTCTACCAGTGCGACGTCGACGCGATCGGCTCGACGTCGCCGGTCGTCGAGGCCGAGATGATCGCCGCCGTCAGCGAGGTCCTGCAGACGCTGGGGTTCCGCGACTTCACGGTGCAGCTCAATCACCGCGTGCTGCTGACGGCGATGCTCGACACACTGGGTGTCGAGAAGTCTAGGCACGCTGACGTCCTCGTTGCCATTGATAAGTTGGACAAAGTAGGCGCGGCTGGCGTTGTAACGGACATGGTTTCGAGAGGTGTACCAGAAGACACGGCGAAGTCCATTCTCGAGACGTCGGAAAAGATCATCGAGGAGCGTTGGCGCGAAGAGTTTTTCTCGGTCGATCCCGCGGCTGCTGTCGCTGGGCTCAACGTCAATTCCATCATCAACCTGAGTGAGAGCACGCCTGCAAAAGGCCACGTGCAGTTCACGCCGCGGCTGGCGCGCGGCTTGTCCTACTACACCGGCGCGATCATGGAGATCGCCGTACCCGACCTCGCCGGCAGCCTCGGCGGCGGCGGTCGCTACGATGGCTTGATCGGCATGTTCTCCAGCGAGTCGGTGCCGGCCTGCGGTTTCTCGCTCGGCCTCGAACGCATCCTCGTCGTGATGGGCGAGCGCGGCATGTTTCCGGTGGAGGTCCAGGCCTCCGGATCCGACGTGCTGGTCACGATCTTCGACACGCCGCTCGCGGCGGAGTCGCTGCGCCTCGCCGGCGAGCTGCGCGCCGCCGGGCTGCGCGTCGAGGTCTATCCCGAGGGGCTGCGGAACGGCAAGGACCTCGGCAAGGCCTTCAAGTATGCGGACGCCCGTCAGGCGCGATTCGTCGCCGTCATGGGACAGGACGAGCTGACCCGCGGGGAAGTTAAGATAAAGACCCTGACCACCCGACAGGAGGAAGCCGTCGCCCGAGGGACGGTCGCCGCCACGCTGACCCAGCGGCTCTCGGATATCGCAGATCGACTTTCGGACGACGCGCCATGA
- the aspS gene encoding aspartate--tRNA ligase — translation MTVEPLGSLARTHTCGQLAPADVGRDVVLLGWVHRVRDLGGVLFFDLRDRHGITQVVVRDAALEDKAKRLRPEYVVGIIGRVDARAKDAINPKLATGAIEVAAREIRLLNDARTPPFPINEDTPVSEDIRLRYRYLDLRRPRLQSNLILRHKAAFEIRRYFDENGFLEVETPILTKSTPEGARDYLVPSRVHPGEFYALPQSPQIFKQILMISGLDRYFQIVKCFRDEDLRADRQPEFTQVDLEISFATEDLVFSMLEPLMGRLMALVARDAPHPFRRMPYAEAIATYGSDKPDLRAGMELRDLSEPFRSSSFSIFRAAIDAGGEVRGFVIPGAAGYSRKVLDDLVEEAKGLGAAGLVWARHAEAGVQSPALKAAGEATIRAALSAAGAAREDLLVLAAGPHDATARMLGQLRLNVAKRENRLDPNRFEFLWVVDFPMFEWLPAEARWEFMHHPFTAPLESDAGRLESDPGSVRARAYDLVLNGSEIGGGSIRIHDQRLQRLIFKLLGMTDEEAKQRFGFFVDALEFGTPPHGGIALGLDRIVAILAAEPSIRDVIAFPKTAQAIDLMAGAPSTVDAKQLRELHVRTE, via the coding sequence ATGACTGTAGAACCGCTCGGATCTCTTGCCCGTACTCACACCTGCGGCCAGTTGGCGCCGGCCGATGTCGGCCGGGACGTGGTGCTCCTCGGCTGGGTCCATCGCGTCCGCGATCTGGGCGGCGTGCTGTTCTTCGACCTGCGCGATCGACACGGGATTACGCAGGTGGTGGTCCGCGACGCCGCGCTCGAGGACAAGGCGAAGCGCCTTCGGCCCGAGTACGTCGTCGGGATCATCGGCCGCGTCGACGCGCGCGCCAAGGACGCGATCAACCCGAAACTGGCCACCGGCGCGATCGAGGTGGCGGCGCGCGAGATCCGGCTGTTGAACGACGCCAGGACGCCGCCGTTTCCGATTAACGAGGACACGCCCGTCTCGGAAGACATCCGGCTGCGCTACCGCTATCTGGACCTGCGCCGGCCCCGCCTGCAATCGAACCTGATCCTGCGGCACAAGGCGGCGTTCGAAATCCGCCGCTATTTCGACGAGAACGGTTTCCTCGAAGTCGAGACGCCGATTCTGACCAAGTCGACGCCGGAGGGGGCGCGCGACTACCTGGTGCCCAGCCGCGTCCATCCAGGCGAGTTCTACGCGCTGCCGCAGTCCCCCCAGATCTTCAAGCAGATCTTGATGATCTCGGGGTTGGATCGCTATTTCCAGATCGTCAAGTGCTTCCGTGACGAAGACCTGCGCGCCGATCGGCAGCCTGAGTTCACGCAGGTCGATCTGGAGATCTCCTTTGCCACCGAGGACCTGGTGTTCTCGATGCTCGAGCCGCTGATGGGCCGCCTGATGGCTTTGGTCGCCCGGGACGCTCCGCACCCGTTCCGGCGCATGCCCTACGCGGAGGCCATCGCGACCTACGGATCCGACAAGCCCGATCTGCGCGCCGGCATGGAGCTGCGGGACCTCTCGGAACCGTTCCGGTCGTCGAGCTTCTCGATCTTTCGCGCCGCCATCGACGCGGGCGGCGAAGTCCGCGGCTTCGTCATTCCTGGCGCCGCCGGCTATTCGCGCAAGGTCCTCGACGATTTGGTCGAGGAAGCCAAGGGCCTCGGCGCCGCCGGCCTCGTGTGGGCGCGCCACGCCGAGGCGGGCGTCCAGAGCCCGGCGCTCAAGGCAGCCGGCGAAGCGACGATTCGCGCCGCGTTGAGCGCGGCCGGCGCCGCCAGGGAGGACCTCCTGGTGCTGGCGGCCGGCCCGCACGACGCCACCGCCCGGATGCTCGGCCAGCTGCGCTTGAACGTGGCGAAGCGCGAGAACCGGCTCGACCCCAACCGCTTCGAGTTCCTCTGGGTAGTCGACTTCCCGATGTTCGAATGGCTGCCCGCCGAGGCGCGCTGGGAGTTCATGCATCATCCCTTCACCGCGCCGCTCGAATCCGACGCCGGGCGGCTCGAGTCCGATCCGGGGTCCGTCCGGGCGCGCGCCTACGATCTCGTCCTCAACGGCAGCGAGATCGGCGGCGGCAGCATCCGCATCCACGACCAGCGGCTGCAGCGGCTGATCTTCAAGCTGCTGGGCATGACCGACGAGGAGGCAAAGCAGCGATTCGGGTTCTTCGTGGACGCGCTGGAGTTCGGAACGCCCCCCCACGGCGGCATCGCCCTCGGTCTCGATCGCATCGTCGCGATCCTGGCCGCCGAGCCGTCGATCCGCGACGTCATCGCGTTCCCGAAAACCGCGCAGGCCATCGATCTAATGGCCGGGGCGCCGTCCACCGTCGACGCCAAACAGCTCCGCGAGCTCCACGTGCGGACGGAGTAG
- a CDS encoding PhoH family protein, which produces MPTSAIRKIQIPEEGAESLFGPYDENLKQLESQFAVRIRTAGHELIVEGEPADVTRAERVLDQLASLIRGGYRLAKGDVKTAAQLVAQGDNVELADYFLRPGTKTSGKRQVVPKSATQKRYLDAIEQSDIVFGIGPAGTGKTYLAMAQAVSFLLSKRVSRIILARPAVEAGEKLGFLPGDLQEKVNPYLRPLYDALYDMIDLDRVERLIERGTIEVAPIAFMRGRTLNDAFVILDEAQNTTSEQMKMFLTRLGFGSKAVITGDVTQIDLPTSRPSGLVEAVKVIGKVEGIAFVHFDEKDVVRHALVQQIVKAYEAYGGSGSRQ; this is translated from the coding sequence TTGCCCACCTCAGCGATACGTAAGATTCAGATCCCCGAAGAAGGGGCTGAGTCCCTGTTCGGCCCGTACGACGAGAACCTCAAGCAGCTCGAATCGCAGTTCGCCGTGCGTATCCGCACGGCGGGGCACGAGCTGATCGTCGAGGGGGAACCCGCCGACGTGACGCGCGCGGAGCGCGTGCTCGACCAGCTCGCCTCCCTGATCCGCGGCGGATACCGTCTGGCCAAGGGGGACGTGAAGACCGCCGCGCAACTGGTGGCCCAGGGCGACAACGTCGAGCTGGCCGACTACTTCCTCCGCCCCGGCACCAAGACCTCCGGCAAGCGCCAGGTCGTTCCCAAGAGCGCCACGCAGAAGCGCTACCTCGACGCGATCGAGCAGTCCGACATCGTCTTCGGGATCGGACCGGCCGGGACCGGCAAGACCTACCTGGCGATGGCGCAGGCGGTCTCGTTTCTGCTGAGCAAGCGGGTCAGCCGCATCATCCTCGCGCGGCCGGCCGTGGAGGCGGGAGAGAAGCTCGGGTTCCTGCCGGGCGACCTTCAGGAGAAAGTGAACCCGTACCTGCGTCCGCTCTACGACGCCCTCTACGACATGATCGATCTCGATCGTGTCGAACGGCTGATCGAGCGCGGCACGATCGAGGTTGCGCCGATCGCGTTCATGCGCGGCCGCACTCTCAACGACGCCTTCGTGATCCTCGACGAGGCGCAGAACACCACGTCCGAGCAGATGAAGATGTTCCTCACTCGTCTGGGCTTCGGCTCCAAGGCGGTGATCACCGGCGACGTGACCCAGATCGATCTGCCGACCAGCCGCCCCTCCGGACTGGTCGAGGCGGTCAAGGTGATCGGCAAGGTCGAAGGCATCGCATTCGTTCACTTCGACGAGAAGGACGTGGTGCGGCACGCGCTCGTCCAGCAGATCGTCAAGGCGTACGAAGCGTACGGCGGCAGTGGATCCCGACAGTAG
- the ybeY gene encoding rRNA maturation RNase YbeY, producing the protein MAARELRVADREVQIAVVDGRGRPLRLSGLSAWLRRVVPRAVSGEVVIALVSDARIRELNRRFRRMDAPTDVLTFPETVHLDPHPSSRASGDIVISTQTARRQAREAGHSDIVELRILALHGLLHLVGYDHDSSSDRGRMARVERRLRAKGGLREGLIERGSRPPRRREPSGPAKRRAKARVGESTGRNPSAGR; encoded by the coding sequence GTGGCGGCCCGTGAGCTGCGTGTCGCCGATCGCGAGGTGCAGATCGCCGTCGTCGACGGCCGCGGCCGGCCGCTCCGCCTCAGTGGACTCTCCGCCTGGCTTCGTCGCGTCGTCCCGCGCGCCGTCTCGGGCGAGGTGGTGATCGCGCTCGTGTCCGACGCGCGCATCCGCGAATTGAACCGGCGTTTCAGGCGCATGGACGCGCCGACCGACGTGCTGACGTTTCCCGAGACCGTCCATCTCGATCCGCATCCCTCGAGCCGCGCCAGCGGCGACATCGTAATCTCCACGCAGACCGCCCGCCGTCAGGCGCGTGAGGCGGGGCACAGCGACATCGTCGAGCTCAGGATTCTCGCGCTGCACGGCCTGTTGCACCTGGTGGGCTACGATCACGACTCGTCGTCCGACCGCGGCCGCATGGCCCGGGTCGAGCGGCGCCTTCGCGCCAAAGGCGGCTTGCGCGAGGGGCTCATCGAACGCGGCAGCCGTCCGCCGCGACGACGCGAACCGAGCGGGCCGGCGAAACGACGCGCGAAAGCGCGTGTGGGGGAGTCCACAGGGCGAAACCCCTCGGCTGGGCGATGA
- a CDS encoding hemolysin family protein encodes MIPLTLFLLGIAAVYIGTVETAFSALMKLSLRLMAERGRDDRLLGRYLDEPIELFVPARLLLGISFSLATVLLAVLTGRSGVSFASISTLLVCVAIYIVICEHLLPSIIVRRNPERVLTLLLPSFSVIAGAMLPISGPLVRLLTTGKPARPEAAQEPAAAEAGEVAHAYLEAGEEQGLIEGDEKRLLQSIVDFGDTLAREVMTPRPDIVAIPASATVAELRARFRDQEYSRFPVYKENLDNIVGVIRVKDLLKIEDVALERHPITSMVRPATFVPETKRVHELLKEFQRKQVQMAIVVDEYGGTAGLVTLEDLIEEIVGEIRDEDDVESEPIVEEGSGSYVFSAKVSFDDLRDRLGLDVEPEGFETVGGYVLARLGRVPAVGESFELDAMQVDVLEAERRRIHKVRFRRLQPSPVSDGAAVGLRRTS; translated from the coding sequence ATGATTCCGCTCACCCTGTTCCTGCTCGGGATCGCGGCCGTCTACATCGGCACCGTCGAGACCGCATTCAGCGCGCTGATGAAGCTGTCGCTTCGCCTCATGGCGGAGCGGGGCCGCGACGACCGGCTGTTGGGCCGCTACCTCGACGAGCCGATCGAGCTGTTCGTTCCGGCGCGCCTGCTGCTCGGCATCTCTTTTTCGCTCGCCACCGTGCTGCTCGCCGTGCTGACCGGACGGTCCGGCGTCAGCTTCGCCTCGATTTCGACGCTGCTGGTCTGCGTCGCCATCTACATCGTCATCTGCGAGCATCTGCTGCCGTCCATCATCGTCAGGCGCAATCCCGAGCGTGTGCTGACGCTCCTGCTGCCGAGCTTCTCGGTCATCGCTGGCGCGATGTTGCCCATCTCGGGTCCGCTCGTGCGCCTCCTGACGACCGGCAAGCCGGCGAGGCCGGAAGCCGCGCAGGAGCCGGCCGCTGCTGAAGCCGGCGAGGTGGCGCACGCGTATCTTGAAGCGGGCGAGGAACAAGGGCTGATCGAAGGGGACGAAAAACGGCTGCTGCAGTCGATCGTCGATTTCGGCGACACGCTGGCGCGCGAGGTGATGACGCCGCGGCCCGATATCGTCGCGATCCCGGCCAGCGCGACCGTCGCCGAACTGCGAGCGCGCTTCCGCGACCAGGAGTATTCGCGCTTCCCGGTCTACAAGGAGAACCTCGACAACATCGTGGGCGTCATCCGGGTGAAGGATCTGCTGAAGATCGAGGACGTCGCGCTCGAGCGGCATCCGATCACGTCGATGGTGCGGCCGGCGACGTTCGTCCCGGAGACGAAGCGGGTGCACGAGCTGCTGAAGGAGTTTCAACGCAAGCAGGTGCAGATGGCGATCGTCGTCGACGAATACGGCGGCACCGCCGGCCTGGTGACGCTCGAGGACTTGATCGAGGAGATCGTCGGCGAGATTCGCGACGAGGACGACGTGGAGAGCGAGCCGATCGTCGAGGAGGGAAGCGGTTCGTACGTGTTCAGCGCCAAGGTCAGCTTCGACGATCTCCGCGACCGGCTTGGTCTCGACGTGGAGCCGGAAGGCTTCGAAACGGTTGGCGGCTATGTGCTGGCCCGCCTCGGCCGCGTCCCGGCGGTGGGAGAGTCGTTCGAGCTGGACGCCATGCAGGTGGACGTGCTCGAGGCCGAGCGCCGCCGCATCCACAAGGTGCGTTTCCGCAGGCTGCAGCCGTCGCCGGTTTCCGACGGCGCCGCCGTCGGACTCCGCCGGACGTCCTAG
- the era gene encoding GTPase Era, whose translation MKSGYVSIVGRPNAGKSTLLNRIVGEKIAIVSDKPQTTRTRIVGVKNYPEPAASGQPQAAAAGQIVFVDTPGIHRPLHRMNVRMVGAAVDTLSEVDAVMLVHDASARPGHGDEFVAKLLKPVDIPVVLVLNKIDLIAKAKLLPLMSELAGWHDFAAMVPISAASGDGVEALERELLLHLPEGEPLYPDDYLTDQPERVLVAETVREKVLANTRDELPFSTAVVVDQFEEPERPGGLLRVYCTIFVETESQKPIVIGRAGSMIKKIGTEARLDVAAFFDCKVFLDLRVKVKPDWRDDERVLDSLGLPRKR comes from the coding sequence ATGAAGAGCGGCTACGTCTCCATCGTCGGCCGGCCCAACGCCGGCAAGTCGACTCTCCTCAACCGCATCGTCGGGGAGAAGATCGCCATCGTCTCCGACAAGCCGCAGACGACGCGGACGCGCATCGTCGGCGTGAAGAACTATCCGGAGCCCGCCGCTTCGGGTCAGCCCCAGGCCGCGGCGGCGGGGCAGATCGTGTTCGTCGACACGCCCGGTATCCATCGGCCGTTGCATCGGATGAACGTGCGGATGGTCGGTGCGGCGGTGGATACGCTGTCGGAGGTCGACGCCGTGATGCTCGTGCACGACGCCTCGGCGCGCCCCGGTCATGGGGACGAGTTCGTGGCGAAGCTGCTGAAACCGGTCGATATCCCGGTCGTGCTCGTGTTGAACAAGATCGATCTCATCGCCAAGGCGAAGCTGCTGCCGCTGATGAGCGAGCTGGCCGGCTGGCACGACTTTGCCGCGATGGTGCCGATTTCGGCGGCCAGCGGCGACGGCGTGGAGGCGCTGGAGCGCGAACTGCTCCTGCATCTCCCGGAAGGGGAGCCTCTCTATCCTGACGACTACCTGACCGACCAGCCCGAACGCGTGCTGGTGGCCGAGACCGTGCGCGAGAAGGTGCTGGCGAATACGCGCGACGAGCTGCCGTTTTCGACCGCCGTCGTGGTCGATCAGTTCGAGGAGCCCGAGCGCCCCGGCGGCCTGCTTCGCGTCTACTGCACGATTTTCGTCGAGACTGAGTCCCAGAAGCCCATCGTCATCGGCCGCGCCGGCTCGATGATCAAGAAAATCGGCACCGAAGCCCGCCTGGACGTCGCGGCCTTCTTCGACTGCAAGGTCTTTCTCGATCTGCGCGTGAAGGTGAAGCCGGACTGGCGCGACGACGAGCGCGTGCTCGATAGCCTCGGCCTGCCGCGCAAGCGGTAA
- a CDS encoding sigma-70 family RNA polymerase sigma factor → MSTSDEELIAAVAAGDREAFAELYRRRRPDVYRFALHMTGAPAVAEDVAQEVFLAVIHDAGRYTPGRSGVAAWLIGIARNHALRRMTERRYEPLPADGREPAVVVDPGDAVAREQDVATLRAALVALPVVYREAVVLCDLQEFSYQDAAAAAGCAVGTIRSRLHRGRGLLAERLRNQRWTDSTARSNRISRTRFAG, encoded by the coding sequence ATGAGCACCAGCGATGAGGAACTGATCGCCGCCGTGGCGGCGGGCGACCGCGAGGCGTTTGCCGAGCTGTATCGCCGCCGCCGGCCCGATGTCTACCGGTTCGCGCTCCATATGACGGGGGCCCCGGCGGTCGCGGAAGACGTGGCGCAGGAGGTGTTCCTCGCCGTGATTCACGACGCGGGGCGCTATACGCCGGGCCGATCCGGAGTCGCCGCCTGGCTGATTGGCATCGCGCGCAATCATGCGCTGAGGCGGATGACCGAGCGGCGGTACGAGCCGCTGCCGGCCGACGGGCGGGAACCGGCGGTCGTCGTCGATCCCGGCGACGCCGTGGCGCGGGAGCAGGACGTGGCCACGCTGCGCGCGGCGCTGGTGGCGCTGCCGGTCGTCTACCGCGAGGCGGTGGTGCTCTGCGACCTGCAGGAGTTCTCGTACCAGGACGCCGCCGCGGCGGCCGGGTGCGCGGTGGGGACGATTCGCTCGCGGCTGCATCGCGGCCGCGGTTTGCTGGCAGAAAGACTACGGAACCAACGATGGACAGACTCGACGGCCCGATCGAACCGGATCTCGCGGACGCGCTTCGCCGGCTGA
- the mgtE gene encoding magnesium transporter, with translation MQRKIDVVLDSVRRLMRLGATANLVNLLQKQHPADLAQVFSELGERDRAAAFAFLVERNGKLAMEALSEAGPEAGAALLADRSAEDIARLLQELPSDDAAAIVDHLPEPLSAAVLELIEKRPGDEVGDLLEYEEQTAGRIMNPKVFALSEDMTAGEAITTLQGSRDVEMVFYLYVVDVRRHLVGVISLRRMLLVPPSTPLKRIMTTDIISVRTDTDQEEVARQVASYNLLAIPVVDEENKLVGIITVDDVIDVIKDEATEDIYRLAGVSTDERVFSPASESLRKRFPWLLVNLVTAFVAAGVVKLFEPTLSAWLALAIFMPIVPGMGGNAATQTLTVIVRGLALGELTWANSRKALLKEMLVGVGNGVATGAVAALVAWAMAGQPSIGVLLFLAMIVNLFVAGAAGTLIPLGFKALKVDPALASTVFITTFTDIAGFASFLGLATLYLRSAHK, from the coding sequence GTGCAGCGGAAGATTGACGTCGTCCTCGACTCGGTCCGACGGCTGATGCGCCTCGGCGCCACTGCGAACCTCGTCAACCTGCTGCAGAAACAACATCCCGCCGATCTCGCCCAGGTCTTCTCGGAGCTGGGCGAGCGGGACCGAGCCGCCGCCTTTGCCTTTCTCGTCGAGCGCAATGGCAAGCTGGCGATGGAGGCGCTCTCCGAGGCCGGTCCGGAAGCGGGCGCGGCACTGCTCGCCGATCGCTCGGCCGAGGACATCGCCCGCCTCCTCCAAGAGCTGCCATCCGACGACGCCGCGGCGATTGTCGACCATCTGCCGGAGCCGCTCTCCGCCGCGGTCCTCGAACTGATCGAAAAGCGGCCTGGCGACGAGGTCGGAGATCTGCTCGAGTACGAAGAGCAGACGGCCGGCCGCATCATGAACCCGAAAGTCTTCGCGCTTTCGGAGGACATGACCGCCGGCGAAGCCATCACCACGCTCCAGGGATCGCGCGACGTCGAGATGGTCTTCTATCTCTACGTCGTCGACGTGCGGCGTCACCTGGTCGGCGTGATTTCGCTGCGCCGCATGCTCCTGGTGCCACCGTCGACCCCGCTCAAGCGGATCATGACGACCGACATCATCAGTGTGCGGACCGACACCGATCAGGAGGAAGTCGCGCGCCAGGTCGCGTCCTACAACCTGCTGGCGATTCCGGTCGTCGACGAGGAGAACAAGCTCGTCGGCATCATCACCGTCGACGACGTGATCGACGTCATCAAGGACGAGGCGACCGAGGACATCTACCGCCTCGCCGGCGTGTCGACCGACGAGCGGGTGTTCTCGCCGGCCAGCGAGTCGCTGCGGAAGCGCTTTCCGTGGCTGCTGGTCAACCTGGTGACGGCGTTCGTGGCTGCCGGCGTGGTCAAGCTGTTCGAGCCGACGCTGAGTGCCTGGCTGGCGCTGGCGATCTTCATGCCCATCGTGCCCGGCATGGGGGGCAACGCGGCGACCCAGACGCTGACCGTCATCGTGCGCGGGCTGGCGCTCGGCGAGTTGACGTGGGCGAACTCGCGAAAGGCGCTGCTCAAGGAGATGCTCGTCGGCGTCGGCAATGGCGTGGCGACGGGAGCCGTCGCGGCGCTCGTGGCGTGGGCGATGGCGGGGCAGCCGTCGATCGGCGTGCTGCTGTTCCTCGCGATGATCGTCAACCTGTTCGTCGCCGGGGCCGCCGGAACGCTGATTCCGTTGGGGTTCAAGGCGCTGAAGGTCGATCCGGCGCTGGCCTCGACCGTGTTCATCACGACCTTCACCGATATCGCCGGCTTCGCGTCGTTCCTCGGCCTGGCCACGCTCTATTTGCGATCCGCGCACAAATAG
- the recO gene encoding DNA repair protein RecO, with translation MPVYTSEALILRTYKLAEADRIVVFLTKDRGKKRGVAKGARRARSRFTGTLEPLTRAAVAYYERELRDLVRLNYVEPQRSALSVVARGTQDVFALGHAEYFAELIDEWAPEGHADERLFRLGSSVIDALAGGAPADPLARYFEFWLLRLQGVYPLLAACPDCGGAYDGGAVMPAREHHYVCRRCASPGGSPLSLQAMHFLRTASAASPDSLIGMTLDPGAARELETVHRRLLHLHLEKELKSARVLRQLR, from the coding sequence ATGCCGGTCTACACCTCCGAGGCGCTCATCCTCCGCACCTACAAGCTCGCCGAGGCGGATCGGATCGTCGTGTTCCTGACGAAGGATCGCGGCAAGAAGCGCGGCGTGGCGAAAGGGGCGCGGCGGGCGCGATCGCGGTTCACCGGCACGCTCGAGCCGTTGACGCGGGCCGCCGTCGCCTACTACGAGCGCGAGTTGCGCGATCTGGTGCGCCTCAACTACGTCGAGCCGCAGCGGAGCGCGCTCTCGGTGGTGGCGCGCGGCACGCAGGACGTCTTCGCGCTGGGACACGCCGAGTACTTTGCCGAGCTGATCGACGAGTGGGCGCCGGAAGGGCATGCCGACGAGCGCCTGTTCCGGCTCGGGTCGTCGGTCATCGACGCGCTCGCAGGCGGCGCACCCGCCGATCCGCTGGCACGCTATTTCGAGTTCTGGCTGCTGCGGCTGCAGGGCGTCTATCCGCTCCTGGCGGCCTGCCCTGATTGCGGCGGCGCCTACGATGGCGGCGCGGTGATGCCCGCCCGCGAGCACCACTACGTATGCCGCCGCTGCGCCTCGCCCGGCGGGTCGCCGCTTTCGCTCCAGGCCATGCACTTTCTGAGGACCGCCAGCGCGGCAAGCCCCGACTCGCTCATCGGTATGACGCTCGATCCCGGGGCCGCCCGCGAACTCGAGACGGTGCACCGGCGCCTGCTGCACCTGCATCTCGAGAAGGAGCTCAAGTCCGCGCGCGTGCTGCGCCAGCTCCGGTAG
- a CDS encoding glycine--tRNA ligase subunit alpha has product MTLQQLIFKLSEFWATRGCLLQQPLDIEMGAGTMHPETFLRVLGPQHWSVAYVQPSRRPADGRFGDNPNRLFKHHQFQVILKPAPDEVQQLYLQSLEACGIDLRAHDVRFEEDNWESPTLGAWGIGWQVLFDGQEITQFTYFQQAGGIDLQPISVELTYGLERFAMALQDVDNVFDLEWASGVTYRDVRHRDEVEQSKYAFGRVDMPKPEFIALHRDLFEKYYQLSQTLLRSDLVLPALDYCLKCSHMFNLLDAAGGVGVTERMSYILRVRQMAVAIAKHWAGVDEPGANDRKEGSHA; this is encoded by the coding sequence GTGACCCTACAGCAACTTATCTTCAAACTCTCGGAATTCTGGGCGACCCGGGGCTGTCTGCTGCAGCAGCCCCTCGACATCGAGATGGGCGCCGGGACGATGCATCCCGAGACGTTCCTCCGGGTGCTCGGGCCGCAACACTGGAGCGTGGCCTACGTGCAACCGTCCCGGCGGCCCGCCGACGGACGATTTGGCGACAACCCCAACCGCCTCTTCAAGCATCACCAGTTCCAGGTGATCCTCAAGCCGGCGCCTGACGAAGTGCAGCAGCTGTACCTTCAGAGCCTCGAGGCGTGCGGCATCGATCTGCGGGCGCACGACGTGCGGTTCGAGGAAGACAACTGGGAGTCGCCGACGCTCGGGGCCTGGGGCATCGGCTGGCAGGTGCTCTTCGATGGCCAGGAGATCACGCAGTTCACCTATTTCCAGCAGGCGGGCGGCATCGACCTTCAGCCGATCTCCGTCGAGCTGACCTACGGGCTCGAGCGCTTCGCGATGGCCTTGCAGGACGTCGACAACGTGTTCGATCTGGAATGGGCGTCCGGCGTCACGTATCGCGACGTGCGGCACCGCGACGAGGTCGAACAGTCGAAGTACGCCTTCGGACGGGTCGACATGCCGAAGCCGGAGTTCATTGCGCTGCATCGCGACCTGTTCGAGAAGTACTACCAGCTCTCGCAGACGCTCCTGCGCTCCGATCTCGTGCTGCCGGCGCTCGACTACTGCCTCAAGTGCTCGCACATGTTCAACCTGCTCGATGCTGCGGGCGGGGTCGGCGTCACCGAGCGGATGTCGTACATCCTGCGCGTCCGGCAGATGGCCGTCGCGATCGCGAAGCACTGGGCCGGCGTGGACGAGCCTGGCGCGAACGATCGCAAAGAGGGATCGCATGCCTAG